One region of Endozoicomonas sp. Mp262 genomic DNA includes:
- a CDS encoding OsmC family protein: MKAQVKWVDNERFMGLTDSNNTVVMDADKNSKSAASPMEMILMGLGGCSSVDVVSILKKARQDVQDCKVDIQAERADAVPAVFTKIHLNFVVKGNNIKESQVQRAVELSADKYCSVAIMLGKGGIEITHSYDVQAA, from the coding sequence ATGAAAGCACAGGTAAAATGGGTCGATAACGAACGCTTTATGGGCCTGACTGATAGTAATAATACCGTGGTAATGGATGCAGATAAAAACAGTAAGTCAGCAGCCAGTCCAATGGAAATGATTTTAATGGGTCTGGGTGGGTGTTCTTCCGTGGATGTAGTTAGCATCCTGAAAAAGGCCCGACAGGATGTTCAGGACTGCAAAGTTGACATACAGGCAGAGCGTGCTGATGCGGTTCCAGCGGTATTTACCAAAATCCACCTGAACTTTGTGGTCAAAGGCAACAATATCAAGGAATCCCAGGTTCAGCGTGCGGTTGAACTCTCCGCTGATAAATACTGTTCCGTGGCTATAATGCTGGGCAAAGGCGGTATAGAAATTACTCATAGCTACGACGTTCAGGCTGCCTGA
- a CDS encoding histidine triad nucleotide-binding protein: MSCLFCKMVEGDIPVDKVFEDDDLLAFRDINPAAPNHVLIIPKKHIGTLNDAVEDDQLLLGKMMLTASRLAKELGVAEDGYRVVVNCNNQGGQSVYHIHLHLLGGRQLQWPPG, translated from the coding sequence ATGAGCTGCCTTTTTTGTAAAATGGTTGAAGGGGATATCCCCGTTGACAAGGTCTTTGAAGACGATGACCTGTTGGCATTCAGGGATATTAATCCAGCGGCCCCCAATCATGTGCTGATCATTCCCAAGAAACATATTGGCACCTTGAATGATGCGGTGGAAGATGATCAGTTACTGCTGGGTAAGATGATGCTGACGGCCAGCCGGTTAGCGAAGGAATTGGGTGTGGCAGAGGATGGCTACAGGGTGGTGGTGAACTGTAATAACCAGGGTGGGCAGTCCGTCTATCATATACATTTGCATCTGTTGGGAGGCAGGCAGTTACAGTGGCCTCCGGGCTGA